The Gloeobacter violaceus PCC 7421 DNA window CTGATCGCCGAAGGTCAGTTCCATCGGTTTGCTGACCGGCTGGCCGTTGCCCGCGCGGGCATTGACGGTGATCTTGCGGATCTGACCGGGGTTGCGCAGTTGCCAGTTGAGGGTGATCCGGTCGCCGTTGGTCTCCAGGTAGCGGATGCTGTCGGACTGGAAGCTCTCGACGCGCACGGGGTCGGGAGCGCGAAAGTACACCAGCCAGACTAGATAGAATATCCCCCCCAGCGCCGCGAGCACCAGCAAAGCGGCCAGCAGCAGCTGCCACCAGGGCCGGGCCAGCCATTCGAGCTTGGCCTTGGGCGGTGTCTTGGGCAGCGGCAGCGCCTTGGCGTCGGTAAGATCGATCTTGAAGGGAATCTCGAAGGGTTCGCCCCAGAAGGGCCGCTGCCACCAGTTCTTGGGTTTGATCGTGAGATCGATGCCGACACTTCTACCCGGCAGGAGGCGCACCTCCTCGGGTCTGCACTCGTAGGCGGCGTACTCGTCCTCCTCGCTGCTGCTGGCCCCGACCCCCAGTTCGCGGATGACGTTGCCTTCGTTGGCGATGTTCACCTTGAAGCGCCCCGGCTTGCGGGTGACTTTGCCGAGTAGCGTCTCGATTTCGACTTTGAGTCCGTAGGTGGTCGGAATTTGCAGATATACCAGATCGAGGAGCACCAGGTCTGGGGTGTTGGCGGAATAGACCCGCAAAGTCGGCGAATAGCTGCCCGACAGCGTGTCGGTGGGCGGCTGGAACAGCAGAACAATCTGGCCCCGGGTGTTGGGGTTGAGATCGAGGCCGTCGGGGCAGTCCACCAGGCCCGGGCCGCTCAGGCTCGGCACCTGGTAGCGCACCGAGTACCAGCTCTCTTCGAGGTCCGGGCAGGTGAGCCTGAAGCGGTCGACCCGGTCGGAGCGGTTGTGCACCTGGATCTGGACCACCTGGGGTTTGCCGGGTTGGACCACCAGCGGCTGCTGGGGGGTGGTCTGGGGTTTGAGCGCGAAGGTCGGATCGCTGACGCGCACCGCCTGCTGGTCGCGCGGCAACAGTTGCAGCTGGCGGGGCCGCTGCAGGGGGGTGTCCTCCGGGTAGTGCTCGGGAGCGTCCACGACGATGGCGTAGTCGTAGATGCCCGGAAAAGCCTGCGGCGGGATGGTGAAGCGAAAGGCCACCTCGCTGCTCTGCTTGGGATCGAGGGCGAGGCGCTGGCGCGGCGAATCGCACCACTTGCGCAAGTCGCGCTCGGAATCGTCGATAAAGACGTCGATCACCGCGCTCTGGTCGCCCTGGTTGCTCACGGTGACAAACAGCTCGACCTGCGAACCCGGCGTCGCCTGCTGGGGGCCGGGCGGGTTCATGATCAGCACAATCGGGCAGGAGCGAGTCTGGATCACGGCAGGGGCACCCGTCGCATCGACACTTGAAAATCGTCGCCGCCGCTTACACCGATGATCCCCTCGCGGTCGCGGCCGAGGTCAACGGCGTTCACCTTTTTGGGGCGCTCCTCCAGCAAGCGGCCGGTGACGGAGCGCGCCGCGCGCGTGCCTTTGGGGGTGAGCTGCCAGAGCATCACCCGGTGATCGTCCCCGCCGCTAATCAGCGACAGGCCGTCGCCGCCGAAGGCGAGCGAGCGGACCGCGAAACTGCCGTGGCCCAACCAGCGATCCAGCACCGGGCAGGTGACATCGACGGGCACGTTCGCAGGCACCGTTTCGGCGCTCTGGACGGGGACGGCCCGGTCCTGCGCCTTCGGGTCCGCTTTGACCAGGGAGCCGAGGGCGGTCGCCCCGCTAAACGGCGCCTTTGCGGCGTTCGGGTCGGCGCAGCGGGCGAGGTCGTAGGTGGTGATGTTGCCTTGGGAATCGGCGGTGGCGAGCAAATTCGGGTTTTTGGGCGAGAGGGCGACGCTCCAGATGACGTCGTTCTGGCCGCCGCGCGGCTGCAATCGGCGCGGTCTGGCGTCGGGTTTATCCAGATCCCAGAGCAACAGCCTGAAAAACCGGCCGGCGCTAATCAGCGTGCGCTCGTCGCCGCTCAGTTCGAGCGCCTGCACGGTGTAATCGAGTTTTTTATCCAGTTCGAGGACGCGCACCGGCTGGGTGGCCTCCGATTGCAGGTCCCACATCTGCACCATGCCGCTGCCGTGGGCGCTAAATAGATGGCGCGAGTTGGCGGTGAAGACAAGGTCGAAGACCCGGTCGTCCACCTCCGGCTGGTAGTCGAGCTGGCGCAGCTTCTCGCCGGTGGCGACGTTCCAGATTTGCACCGCTCCGTTTTCGAGCCCGGCGGCCAGCTGGCTGTTGTTCTTGGGCATAAAGCGCAGCGCGCGCACGGGCCGGCCGGTATCGACCAGAATGCCCTCGTAGCTGAGATCGCCGCCTTCTTTGCCGATGCGCCAGCTGCGGATGGTGCGGTCGTCGCTGGCGCTGTAGACCATGCGCGCGTCGCCGCTGACGCGCACCGAATTGACCAGGTCGGTGTGGGCGCGGGGATTGAAATGCTCGTGGACCGTGACCGCCCCCCAACTGCCCGAGATAAACGTGAGTGCAAAGGACAATACCTGCATCCAGACGGGCAACTTCGGCAACACGCGCAGTTCGAGTTTTTGCGAGGGCGGATCGGCACCTCCCAGCCGCTCGTCGGACAGGACCGCCACCGCCTCCAATTGCAGTGTCTTGGGTAGGCCGAACAGCGAGCGCTTGCGGGTGATTTCGAGTTTGAGTTCGGTGGTGGTGGAGACCCCCAGCACCCCCTGGGGCGGTTCGGTGCGGGCGGTGCACCTGCCGCTGTCGCGGCCTTCGACGGCGACGCTCACCTCCTGGCGCAGGTTGCTCGCGTTTTTAAACAGCAACGGAAAGGTGGCGGCAAGCTCGCTCCAGTCGGGCCACCAGGCGCCGCCTTTTTCCGGCAGACGTTGCCGCGGTTCGCTGCAATTGAACTGCACGAAGCCTACCGGCAACACCTCCAGCGACCCTTCCGCGCGCGCGGCGCTCCCGCTCTGGGGGAGCGCTTCGACCGCAAAGGGATACTCCTGGCCGAGGGCCTGGTTCGGCCCCGGCGGCAGGCACTGAAAGGCGACATCCACCAGGGCGCCCGCTTCGACGACGAAGCGCCGCTCGGTGCCGGTGGCCATCCAGACCGGGTCGATTCCCAAAAAGCGCAAAACGATATCCACCGGCCGCTGGCTGAGGTTGCGCACCCGCACCGGAATATCCACGGGATTGCGCGGATAGGTCTGAAACTGGCGCACCGGCAGGTCGACCAATAGTTGCGACGGTCCCGAACCCGCTTCGACAATCAGCCGCAGCAGGTACTTGCGCTCCTCCTTGAGCTGCGGGGAGGTGATCAAGATCGTGACGTTGATCGCCCCTACAAAACCGGGAATGGGCGAATCGACGATCGTCACCTGAAACTGGGTGCGGCTGCCGGGGGGCTTGGCGGTGGAGACTTCCGGAAAGAGCTGGTACCAGTTGGGATTGCGCCCCGTCCCCGCCGCCAGTAACTCCAGTTTGAATCCCGCGAACTGGTTGCTGTCGTTGCTGACGGTCACCTCAAAAGTGACCGGCGGACCACCGGGGCGGTAGGTGACCGCCTGCTCCGAGAGCACAGCGCTGATGACGCGTTTTTCCATACGGGTGCGGGTTGGCTAGGCGGGCCGGGGGTGGCCGCGCGGGTGTTCACGCCCTTCTTTCGAAGAAGCTTCGCAAGTTGGTGTACATCTGGCTGAAGGAGCGGTGGACGCCCTGGGAAACAAAGTTCATGCCGCGCGCCTTGAGCAAATAAATTTCTTGCTCGGCGCGGGTTTGCACAGCGTTGCCCTTGCCGCTGGGCGGTGCGTTGAGACCGGGGATCTGGGGCAGATTGTTGATGTTCATGCCGAACAACTGTGCTCCCTGGGCGGATTTGTCCAACTGCCGGTTCGGGTTGGGGGCGGGCATGCCGGGGGGCATCCCCGGGCGCTGGGGAGCAGCGGGCGGGCGCGGGCCGGGGGCACCCGCCGCGGGGCGTTGGGGAGCAGGGGCACCGGGCCGCTGCGGCGCGGCTCCCTGGGCGGGCGGGGCGCCGGGGCGCTGGGGAGCGGGGGCACCGGGCCGCTGCGGCGGGCGCATACCGGGGCGCAGGGGGGCCGCTACGCCGGGCACCACCGAACTGGCACCGGACTGGGGACGGGTCAGCCGGGAAAACGCCCCGCCGAACAGGTTCATCCACGTGCTGTAGATGAAACTCTCCACGTTCATGAAGTCTTTAAAGAAGTTGGACATCGCTCGCTCCCTCATGCTTGCGGGCTGACTGCTATTACTACTCCGGCCGCCGGGACGATGGATCGCCCTGCCCCCTTGCTGTGGGGCGGTCGGTCCGGGGTAGGGGCTCCTAGGGACAACTCCCGGCAGGCCATAGCGCCGTCTTCTTTCAGGTGCCGCCCATCCAGGCTGTGTCCTTGCCCTGCAGGGCAAACAGCTGCCGCCGGCGCCAGGCGTAGGCCAGGATATTGATGCCCAGTTCGTGGGCGGTGCGGATGGCCAGGCGCGAGAGGGCAAAGTTGTCGTCGATGCCCCAGGCGGCGGCCAGTTCGCCGATCGTCAGCACGATGCCGCCGCCGGTGAGCAGCCGCAAAGGTTGCTGGTTGATCGCGGGCAGCGCCGAGAACAAGAACGGGTGGGTGCGCAGCGGGTGATCCCGGCGCAGGCGCTCAAGGTACTCCAGGGGGGTCTCCAGTTGCTGGGCGAGGGCGAGCACGCTCTCGACCAGGGGAGCGGCGTCGGCAGGGGCGTCCACCATCAGTACCCCGCCGCGGTCGAGGTAGCCTTTGAGCGCTTCGAATTCGCGGCTGTTGAGCACCAGCGGCTGGCGGCCGGTCAGGTACAGCAGGTCATGGGCTTCCAGGCCCTCCGCTTCATCGAAGCTCACCTGGCCCACCTCGCCCACCCCCTGCAGGGCCGGGTAGAGCGCGCCGGTGGCCCGGAGCAAGTGGGGCAGGTTGAAGAAGTGGCGGGTGCCGTCGGGGTCGGGGTGGTTGACCACCGCCATGCTGATCAGTGCCTGGGGGCGCGGCTGCGCCTGCAGCCGGAAGCGCAGGTCGACGTTGCTGTAGCCCGGAAAGAAGACTTCGCGCGGGTTCTCGAGCTGCACGGTCCCAGGCTGCAGCAGCACCCGGCAGACTTCGACTTCCAGTTCTTCGGGGGGGCTGCTTTTTTCATCGACACGGAACGTCTCCTGGACAATGTCGCGGCGCTCCTCGCGGCGCAAGTCGTCGGGATCGACGTACTTGACCACCAGATAGACCATCGCGGGCTCGTTGTCGGCAAGTTCGACGGCGACGCGAAAGTCGATGGGCTGGGGGACGACGATCGGATTACCCACCAGGTCGATAGCGATCCCCGGCTGAATGCGCACCCAGCGCCCGTCGCGATATTCGGCCTTGACCTCGCTCGGGGCGGGGATCGCCTGCACCCCCAGGCCGCAGACGATCCCCGGCTGGTTGAGCGCCTGGTAGTGCATGCCCTGGCGCAGCCGGTGGTACTCGTGGGCGCGCCGCCAGCGCTCGGCGTTGATGAGCAGACCGTCGGCGGCCTGCAGGCGTTCGAAAGGACGGATGGGCGGGGCGGGGAACAGTTGGCTCATGGGTCTTTATGGCGAAGAGGATTCGAGTGGCGCAGACGGGGGTTCGGGGCGTTTCGGGTCGGGTTGGCCCGGAGCGGGCGGCTTGGGGGGCAGGGGCTTCGGGGTGCCCTGGGCGGATTTGGGAGGCGGCGCACCGGGGCGGCCGTTGGGGGTAGCAGGAGCCGGACGGCGGCTCGGAGCGGGAGGCGACGGGGCGGCCTGGCCGGCCTGGCCCGGCGGGGTGGCCGGGGGTGGGGGTGGGCTTTCGATGTAGAGGTCGTAAGTGCAAAAAGCGGGGCGCTCCTGCTCGATGATCAGCCGCACCAGCCGCTCGTCGATCTGCCCGGGGCGCTCCTCGCGCAGGCGCACCACAAAGTGAAACGGCCGCCCGCCCCCCAGCACCGTGCCCTGGCCGAGGCGTTCGCCCCCCAGCACAAAGCCGCGCCCGAAGTGGTCGGTGATCGCGATGTGCTTGGCTGCTTCCTCGGGAAGCTGGTCGTCGAGGGGCAGCCCCGTGTACAGGTGCAGGTAGAGCCTGAGGCCCTTGCGGGTGCCGCGCCAGCGGTAAATTTCGACCGCCCGCTTGATGAGGCGGCGCTGCTGCGGCAGTTCCCAGCGCGCGTCCATCGGCCAGGACACCCAGTAGGCCAGAAAAGGCAATAGCGCCCTGGGGGCAGTCAGCGGGTCGAGGTTGGCCCACATGCCCTCCAGCCCATGGAAAGCGGGCTCGAAGGTCTCCTCAAAAATTTTGAGAAACCGGCCGATAAAGTCGACTTCGCGGTAGAGGGCCGGCAGGTAGTTGAGATAAAGACTGTGGGCACGCACATGGACGCTGAACTCCTCCAATTCGACCTGGTCGAGTTCGAGGGCGTTGATGCCGTAGAAAAAATAGATGCGGCCCTGAAAATCGAGGTCGAGGTGGCGCTTCTTTTTGGGGGTGAGCGCTTTTTGATCTTCAAAATAGGACGCAGGCACCTGGAAGTAGATGACTGCCTCCATCTGATGACCGGGGGCGATCTGGTTGCCCTCCATGCCGATGCGGTACCAGTCGACCGGAAAGTCGCCCTCGACGCGCAAATTGAGCCAGATGGGGCGCTTGCCCAGGTTTTTGATCTGCACCACCATCTCGCTGGGTTCACCCGGATGGAGCAACAGACCGTTGCTGCGGGCGCTCACCGCCACACTTTCATCGGGGCCGTTGACCATCAGCCCGGCCAGGGGCACCGCCTCGGGCACCCGCATCGGGGTGATCTGGACGGTCAGGAGTTTGCGGTCGTGGGCCTGGGTCACCGTGCGCCTCCTAGCGGGCAATCAGGTTGATGACGTGGCTGGAGCGCAGGCGGTTGTCGGCCCACGAACAGATGAGCCCCAGGGGACCAGGATCGACCACCGGGTCGGGGGCGGGTTTGCGCGTCCAGTTCGGGCCGCGCTTGCGCACCGAAAAGAGCAGCACCGCCCCCAGATAGCGCACCCCCGCCGTTTGCTGCAACAGCGCCACGATATCCGAGGGGTAGACCGGCCTCCCGAAGGGCCAGCCTTTGCTGTCCGGACCGCCGGTGACCGGGTTGAGAAACCGGTAGAGCGCCACGCGCAGGTTGAACAAAATTTCCTGCTGGGCGCGGGGGTTGTTGTACTCGGGCTCCAGGGCCACTTCGGTCTGCACCGCCACCCCGACGTACTCGGGTTCGGCCAGTTGCACCTGCACCCCCATCAGCCGCCGCTGCTCCAAATAGCCCAGAATCTGCTGCTGCAGCTGGGGCCTGAGGGTGAAGCGATCGGGGTTGAGGCCCTCCCCGCGCCCGACCGCATCCACGTTCGCCTGGGGAACGACCATCAGCCGCACGGTACCCGCCGCCCCCTCGGGGGTGGGCAGGCACTTGACCCGGGCTACCGCCCCACCCGCTCCGCGCTCGGTGAGAATCTCAAAGTCCTCGGCGGTCACCGCCCGGTCGCGGGTGCGCAGCATCTGCGGGGCGCGCAGCACGGCCTGATCGAGCGATTCGGCGTCCGCACCGTTGCGGGCGGGCTGGTGGTTGGTCACCCGGGCGATGTAGGGAACGGCCGATTTGAGCACTTTGAGCGTCCCTGCCTGGACGTTGCCCGTCCGGCCGCCCCCCACCCGGTAGGCCACCATGCGGATCACCGAGCCGCGGGGGGGGATGGCGCCGTACTGCCGCTCTTCCTGGGCGTTCGCCTCGGCGACGGCGGCCAGTTGCGGGGTGAGCCCCTGCTGCTGGATGCGCGAACGGATGGCGGTCTGGTGTTGGAGCTGGGCCGGTTCGCGGATGAGCGGCCCGAACTGCACCGTGCCGGTGAGCGAATCGACGGTGTAGTGCAGATCCTCCGGGCCGGAGTCGGCAAAGTCGGCCACTTCCTTCCAGATCTGCGGCAGGCCGCTCGGAGGGGAGACGAGAACGTGTTCGGCGGCGCTGCGCGCCAGCACCGGCGAACCTTGCAGTTGAAATTTCTGACCCGGGGTGCCGTCGCTCATGCCGAGGCGCTCCTCGCGCACCGTCGTGCTGTTGCTCGCCCCGACGGTGCCGCCGATCGAACGCACGGCAAGGCCGACGATGCGCGGCGAAGCGCTGTAGGCGGGCTGGTTGGGGGCGGCGGGCAGGCAGATGCAGCGCAGCCAGCGGCCCTGATAGCTGGTGAAGCGCGCCGGGGGCCAGCGCTGCGGCAGGTGCAAAATCACATCGACGCCCTGCAGCGGGTTTTTGCCCTGCTGGGCCATTTCGCTAAAACTAAATCCGCGCGTAGCGTCGTCGACCTCGCGCAACAGCACCGGCTGCCAGCGCTGGCCGTCCCAGGCTTCCCAGCGACGCGGGGGCAGGTTGGGGTTGATGCCGGTGGGAGTAGCGGCGGCTCCCTTGAGGGTGATGGCGAGCACGTTGCCGTCGAGGGGCTGTTCCGGGTCGACCACCAGATAAAAACAATTGCCCGCCTGGGGCTGCTCGTCGAATATCGGCTGCTCGCTGCCGCCCCACTGGCCGCCCGGCTGGCGGGTCCAGAGGTCCGTGAC harbors:
- a CDS encoding COG1470 family protein — encoded protein: MIQTRSCPIVLIMNPPGPQQATPGSQVELFVTVSNQGDQSAVIDVFIDDSERDLRKWCDSPRQRLALDPKQSSEVAFRFTIPPQAFPGIYDYAIVVDAPEHYPEDTPLQRPRQLQLLPRDQQAVRVSDPTFALKPQTTPQQPLVVQPGKPQVVQIQVHNRSDRVDRFRLTCPDLEESWYSVRYQVPSLSGPGLVDCPDGLDLNPNTRGQIVLLFQPPTDTLSGSYSPTLRVYSANTPDLVLLDLVYLQIPTTYGLKVEIETLLGKVTRKPGRFKVNIANEGNVIRELGVGASSSEEDEYAAYECRPEEVRLLPGRSVGIDLTIKPKNWWQRPFWGEPFEIPFKIDLTDAKALPLPKTPPKAKLEWLARPWWQLLLAALLVLAALGGIFYLVWLVYFRAPDPVRVESFQSDSIRYLETNGDRITLNWQLRNPGQIRKITVNARAGNGQPVSKPMELTFGDQLKEVADLPAALKGKCQITEDLLACRNVKTDARKGGYYVFEMKVLQRHRDAPAVTTQSDLIEIVPKPKPKPETLSKPVIGKFTLNGTAAPANVPLKIKTDTNPGDKVVLSWQVTGKDVSVELETYGTFGPNGSLSLPPFTRAGRQIPITLKAANKAGEVRRGFVIETFDPTPPPPPPGKDAPKNPGKPAAPALKTAPEPTAPAP
- a CDS encoding DUF4159 domain-containing protein; translated protein: MSQLFPAPPIRPFERLQAADGLLINAERWRRAHEYHRLRQGMHYQALNQPGIVCGLGVQAIPAPSEVKAEYRDGRWVRIQPGIAIDLVGNPIVVPQPIDFRVAVELADNEPAMVYLVVKYVDPDDLRREERRDIVQETFRVDEKSSPPEELEVEVCRVLLQPGTVQLENPREVFFPGYSNVDLRFRLQAQPRPQALISMAVVNHPDPDGTRHFFNLPHLLRATGALYPALQGVGEVGQVSFDEAEGLEAHDLLYLTGRQPLVLNSREFEALKGYLDRGGVLMVDAPADAAPLVESVLALAQQLETPLEYLERLRRDHPLRTHPFLFSALPAINQQPLRLLTGGGIVLTIGELAAAWGIDDNFALSRLAIRTAHELGINILAYAWRRRQLFALQGKDTAWMGGT
- a CDS encoding phage tail protein, which gives rise to MTQAHDRKLLTVQITPMRVPEAVPLAGLMVNGPDESVAVSARSNGLLLHPGEPSEMVVQIKNLGKRPIWLNLRVEGDFPVDWYRIGMEGNQIAPGHQMEAVIYFQVPASYFEDQKALTPKKKRHLDLDFQGRIYFFYGINALELDQVELEEFSVHVRAHSLYLNYLPALYREVDFIGRFLKIFEETFEPAFHGLEGMWANLDPLTAPRALLPFLAYWVSWPMDARWELPQQRRLIKRAVEIYRWRGTRKGLRLYLHLYTGLPLDDQLPEEAAKHIAITDHFGRGFVLGGERLGQGTVLGGGRPFHFVVRLREERPGQIDERLVRLIIEQERPAFCTYDLYIESPPPPPATPPGQAGQAAPSPPAPSRRPAPATPNGRPGAPPPKSAQGTPKPLPPKPPAPGQPDPKRPEPPSAPLESSSP
- a CDS encoding putative baseplate assembly protein — translated: MEFDFLPKLPKSDLDDRTFDDLVAECLLRIPRYCPEWTDYNLSDPGITLIELFAWLTDQMLLRFNQVPRRNYVAFLELLGIRLQPPAPAGTDVTFYLTNALPDVYRVPAGTEVATERTQTQEAIVFSTDRPLLVGKPSLLHFLTAQTTDETPQALRDRVTDLWTRQPGGQWGGSEQPIFDEQPQAGNCFYLVVDPEQPLDGNVLAITLKGAAATPTGINPNLPPRRWEAWDGQRWQPVLLREVDDATRGFSFSEMAQQGKNPLQGVDVILHLPQRWPPARFTSYQGRWLRCICLPAAPNQPAYSASPRIVGLAVRSIGGTVGASNSTTVREERLGMSDGTPGQKFQLQGSPVLARSAAEHVLVSPPSGLPQIWKEVADFADSGPEDLHYTVDSLTGTVQFGPLIREPAQLQHQTAIRSRIQQQGLTPQLAAVAEANAQEERQYGAIPPRGSVIRMVAYRVGGGRTGNVQAGTLKVLKSAVPYIARVTNHQPARNGADAESLDQAVLRAPQMLRTRDRAVTAEDFEILTERGAGGAVARVKCLPTPEGAAGTVRLMVVPQANVDAVGRGEGLNPDRFTLRPQLQQQILGYLEQRRLMGVQVQLAEPEYVGVAVQTEVALEPEYNNPRAQQEILFNLRVALYRFLNPVTGGPDSKGWPFGRPVYPSDIVALLQQTAGVRYLGAVLLFSVRKRGPNWTRKPAPDPVVDPGPLGLICSWADNRLRSSHVINLIAR